Proteins found in one Sorghum bicolor cultivar BTx623 chromosome 1, Sorghum_bicolor_NCBIv3, whole genome shotgun sequence genomic segment:
- the LOC8061369 gene encoding uncharacterized protein LOC8061369, with product MAAATGMQLALLLCLVVLVASPRVALGNCRDDCMAACNGWHVMCQLSCGSACYGEVGITTLSTPDESSARAEAPASAAPAPQQAQEQEEGGGVSGLKPSPARG from the exons atggcggcggcgacggggaTGCAGCTGGCGCTGCTGCTGTGCTTGGTTGTGCTGGTGGCGTCCCCGCGGGTGGCGCTGGGCAACTGCCGCGACGACTGCATGGCCGCCTGCAACGGCTGGCACGTCATGTGCCAGCTCTCCTGTGGCAGCGCATGCTACGGAGAAGTCG GGATCACAACCTTAAGTACGCCGGATGAATCATCAGCCAGAGCAGAAGCGCCTGCATCTGCTGCACCAGCACCACAACAAGCACAAGAACAAGAAGAGGGAGGCGGCGTGTCCGGGCTCAAGCCATCACCGGCCCGTGGATGa
- the LOC8059231 gene encoding serine/threonine-protein kinase EDR1 produces MEPRKDASQRAPMHMHGPPTSSSTISRAPDHHGPPTAKPVLNFSIQTGEEFALEFMRDRAVPKNHLVLPATSPDHNVAPGYIDLMGMIGGFHTGSESAPHLTAPAASDSQRCKEPQTKSFAETENRGTHTSTRSVPRAKSGDSSVRGLSHGYPSSEASYTSRKIKFVCSFGGKILPRPSDGKLRYVGGDTRIFRISRDVSWQDLRQKTLAIYNQPHIIKYQLPGEDLDSLISVSNDEDLRNMMEEFGMLGSGEGSHKIRIFLVSSTDFDEISFNLGSTDGDSEYQYLAAVNGIDAGSGKPSSGHALPSASASELDQFSILKIDTDQSNPNRDRSDLAGIHAPSSAPSATTSTPTQPSLSSDHVAYVHSNQGHGVQYAQGSNSLYPVSTDRLYDTENRTLVPLSVPSHYECTSQYAPHSGTALAATLDQQPNQEGFMVKGAINDAKQGSKNTRQQKCEVDYFQSLEHLSANMPHHDPPVSNCTLSEALPVSSTQEGSACFVTQSGTVKSLENHMALKAAPAAQASEFNDEHHPSVGSDVGSDMNNHGLKNSPTQAGRIFQSERLPRDQVESLNRLSKSDDSLGSQFLILQSQSGVNNESIPEVADPVEGAKKSNLGAPLLNLNEPSITDGLIQFEKELTEAVPWPSRFGMVLPSEVSDSKKISEDAVVVQLTSAERILDRPNNMSADEAMNSAEKASGKDKLKKTTINGMQTANIEQESDAAMARRVSWEAPKTAISTDVKHEPAVLSSTSTSAVPQDDSVFPNTENRDIFVDINDRFPPDVLSDFFEKAKAAAQSSTHFNDPVLSLNIPNYEPKNWSFFRNLAQNEFPRKDNQGLAEIEEGLHPVAGVSRDTSDVQSLNQKFDLDAEKKVGPSSTSVDPCSMPPAYVPSHIDNQPMMENMRPPVSEFEEPKFEEDRTVIPVMDASLRDIDFEHLQIIKNGDLEELRELGSGTFGTVYHGKWRGSDVAIKRIKKSCFTGRSSEQERLAHEFWREAEILSKLHHPNVVAFYGVVKDGPGGTLATVTEFMVNGSLRHVLQRKDKYLDRRKRLIIAMDAAFGMEYLHSKNIVHFDLKCDNLLVNLKDQTRPICKVGDFGLSKIKRNTLVSGGVRGTLPWMAPELLNGSSNKVSEKVDVFSFGIVMWEILTGEEPYANMHYGAIIGGIVNNTLRPPVPGSCDPEWRRLMEQCWAPDPVQRPAFTEIAGRLRAMSAAANQVKAAMAAAAAGK; encoded by the exons ATGGAACCAAGAAAGGATGCATCTCAAAGAGCtcccatgcatatgcatggacCTCCAACTTCATCATCAACCATTTCTCGTGCCCCAGACCATCATGGGCCACCCACTGCCAAACCTGTCCTCAATTTCTCCATCCAGACTGGGGAGGAGTTTGCCCTTGAGTTTATGCGGGACAGGGCTGTACCCAAAAACCACCTGGTGCTCCCAGCTACGTCTCCCGATCACAATGTTGCACCTGGCTACATTGATCTCATGGGAATGATTGGTGGTTTCCATACAGGATCTGAAAGTGCCCCGCATTTAACTGCGCCTGCAGCTTCTGATAGTCAGCGATGCAAGGAGCCTCAAACAAAATCCTTTGCTGAAACTGAAAACAGAGGCACACACACGTCAACTAGGTCTGTTCCACGAGCCAAGTCAGGTGATAGCAGTGTTCGAGGACTCTCTCATGGCTATCCTTCTTCTGAGGCTTCATACACTTCCAGAAAAATCAAGTTCGTCTGTAGCTTCGGGGGTAAAATCTTACCCCGGCCTAGTGACGGAAAGCTTAGGTATGTTGGTGGCGACACACGTATTTTTCGAATCAGCAGGGATGTATCCTGGCAGGACCTCAGACAAAAGACTCTAGCCATCTATAACCAACCCCATATCATCAAGTACCAGCTACCTGGTGAAGACCTTGACTCTCTCATCTCAGTGTCAAATGATGAAGATTTGAGGAACATGATGGAGGAATTTGGCATGCTTGGAAGTGGTGAAGGTTCTCACAAGATTCGGATATTTTTAGTCTCGTCTACTGATTTTGACGAGATAAGCTTTAACCTGGGCAGCACTGATGGTGATTCAGAGTACCAGTATCTTGCGGCTGTCAATGGAATCGACGCTGGATCTGGGAAGCCCTCAAGCGGCCATGCTTTACCAAGCGCATCTGCCAGTGAGTTGGATCAGTTCAGTATTCTCAAAATTGACACTGATCAGTCGAACCCAAATAGAGATAGGTCAGATTTGGCTGGTATACATGCACCATCTTCTGCGCCTTCTGCTACAACCTCAACACCAACACAACCAAGTTTATCTAGTGATCATGTTGCATATGTGCACTCGAACCAAGGGCATGGTGTGCAGTATGCCCAGGGTTCTAATTCCCTGTATCCAGTGTCCACTGATAGATTATACGACACTGAAAACAGAACTTTGGTGCCTTTATCTGTGCCTTCACACTATGAATGTACTTCTCAGTATGCACCGCATTCTGGGACTGCATTAGCGGCAACTCTTGACCAGCAGCCTAATCAGGAGGGCTTTATGGTGAAAGGGGCTATAAACGATGCAAAACAGGGTTCTAAGAATACTAGGCAGCAAAAATGTGAAGTGGATTATTTCCAATCCCTTGAGCATTTGAGTGCTAACATGCCACACCATGATCCTCCTGTTTCAAACTGTACACTATCTGAAGCACTTCCTGTTTCGTCTACTCAGGAAGGCTCAGCGTGTTTTGTTACACAAAGTGGAACTGTGAAGAGCCTAGAGAATCACATGGCATTGAAAGCTGCACCTGCAGCTCAGGCCTCAGAGTTTAATGATGAACACCACCCATCTGTCGGTTCTGATGTTGGTAGTGACATGAATAATCATGGTTTGAAAAATTCACCAACCCAAGCTGGACGGATCTTTCAATCTGAGCGGCTTCCTAGGGATCAAGTGGAGTCCCTGAACCGGTTGTCAAAATCTGATGATTCACTTGGCTCTCAGTTTCTTATACTTCAGTCACAGTCTGGTGTAAATAATGAATCGATTCCTGAGGTTGCTGATCCTGTTGAGGGAGCCAAAAAATCAAATTTAGGGGCCCCGCTACTGAACTTGAATGAGCCTTCTATTACTGATGGTCTAATACAATTTGAGAAAGAGTTAACTGAAGCTGTACCTTGGCCAAGTCGATTTGGAATGGTTCTTCCTTCTGAAGTATCAGATAGTAAAAAGATTTCAGAGGATGCTGTAGTTGTACAATTGACCAGTGCAGAGAGAATATTGGATCGTCCTAACAATATGAGTGCAGATGAAGCCATGAACTCTGCAGAAAAGGCTTCAGGTAAAGATAAGTTGAAGAAGACAACTATCAACGGAATGCAGACAGCTAATATAGAGCAGGAAAGTGATGCTGCTATGGCACGTCGTGTTAGTTGGGAGGCTCCAAAGACTGCAATCTCTACTGATGTCAAGCATGAGCCAGCTGTGTTGTCATCCACCAGCACTTCAGCTGTTCCACAGGATGACTCAGTTTTCCCTAATACGGAGAACAGAGATATCTTTGTTGATATTAATGACCGATTTCCCCCTGATGTTCTTTCTGATTTCTTTGAAAAGGCTAAAGCTGCAGCGCAATCATCGACCCATTTTAATGATCCTGTCCTTAGCTTGAACATACCAAACTATGAGCCCAAGAATTGGTCATTCTTCAGAAACCTTGCACAAAATGAGTTTCCACGCAAGGATAACCAAGGCCTAGCAGAGATTGAGGAAGGACTTCATCCAGTTGCAGGAGTAAGTAGGGATACATCTGACGTGCAGAGCTTGAACCAAAAATTTGATCTTGATGCTGAGAAGAAGGTAGGGCCTTCAAGCACTTCTGTTGACCCTTGTAGTATGCCTCCTGCATATGTGCCATCTCATATTGACAACCAACCGATGATGGAGAACATGAGGCCACCTGTTTCAGAGTTTGAG GAACCGAAGTTTGAAGAGGACAGAACTGTTATTCCAGTCATGGATGCATCTCTCCGAGATATTGATTTTGAACACTTGCAG ATTATCAAGAACGGAGACTTAGAGGAGCTTAGGGAACTTGGTTCTGGCACTTTTGGAACAGTGTACCATGGAAAATGGAGGGGAAGTGACGTGGCCATTAAGCGTATAAAGAAAAGCTGTTTCACAGGCCGGTCTTCTGAGCAAGAAAGACTA GCACATGAGTTTTGGAGGGAAGCTGAGATTCTGTCAAAGCTTCATCATCCAAATGTTGTGGCGTTTTACGGTGTTGTTAAGGATGGTCCGGGTGGGACTCTAGCAACTGTAACTGAGTTCATGGTTAATGGTTCACTTCGGCACGTCTTGCAGCGCAAGGACAA GTATCTTGATCGCCGTAAGCGGCTTATTATAGCAATGGACGCAGCCTTTGGAATGGAATACTTGCATTCAAAGAACATTGTGCACTTTGATTTGAAGTGCGATAACCTACTGGTGAACCTTAAAGATCAGACACGTCCTATCTGCAAA GTTGGTGATTTCGGCTTatcaaaaataaaaaggaataCATTGGTTTCGGGTGGTGTGAGGGGCACCTTGCCATGGATGGCTCCAGAGTTGCTGAATGGGAGCAGCAACAAGGTGTCGGAAAAG GTGGATGTGTTTTCGTTTGGTATTGTGATGTGGGAAATCCTGACCGGAGAGGAACCATATGCGAATATGCACTATGGAGCAATAATAG GGGGCATTGTGAACAACACATTGAGGCCTCCTGTGCCGGGAAGCTGCGATCCTGAGTGGAGGCGGCTGATGGAGCAGTGCTGGGCTCCAGACCCTGTGCAGCGGCCGGCCTTCACAGAGATTGCAGGACGTCTGCGCGCCATGTCGGCTGCAGCTAACCAGGTGAAAGCAGCAATGGCAGCTGCGGCGGCGGGGAAATAA
- the LOC110431007 gene encoding salivary glue protein Sgs-3-like, producing the protein MTIEMQHIEDYKLDLFISPTTEKKEIIAIESLAIRGEITASALADSSSPPYPAIGSRRRLLLPPPPPPTYPAIGSSRSARPSAKHSRVDPRAQSIREQRQESPSAVRPAAARWSQSAARPAAVRREIGRCAPVAVRRAVDPRAETGATVRRETAVARRSQSDARPAAIRRETGRCAPSSSSVRARQAAVRREAAVRRETGRCAPSSSSVRARPSSRAPSSSSVRDSSVLERHPRSFPSARALFPRRMFYQPEDRLRENLVGSHENSFGNYKA; encoded by the exons ATGACTATTGAGATGCAACATATTGAAGACTACAAGCTTGATCTATTTATTTCTCCTACAACTGAAAAGAAAGAAA TCATCGCAATCGAATCCCTTGCGATCCGTGGCGAAATCACCGCCTCCGCCCTCGCCGACTCCTCCTCCCCCCCATACCCAGCAATAGGTAGCcgtcgccgcctcctcctcccccccccccccccccccacatacCCAGCAATAGGTAGCAGTCGATCGGCAAGACCTTCCGCCAAGCACAGCAGAGTCGATCCGCGAGCGCAGTCGATCCGCGAGCAGAGACAGGAGTCGCCATCCGCCGTGAGACCGGCCGCTGCTCGCTGGTCACAGTCTGCCGCAAGACCGGCCGCCGTACGCCGCGAGATCGGCCGCTGCGCGCCGGTCGCCGTCCGACGAGCAGTCGATCCGCGAGCAGAGACCGGAGCCACCGTCCGCCGCGAGACCGCCGTTGCTCGCCGGTCGCAGTCCGACGCGAGACCGGCCGCCATACGCCGCGAGACTGGCCGCTGCGCGCCGTCCTCGAGCTCCGTCCGCGCGAGACAAGCCGCTGTCCGCCGCGAAGCCGCCGTACGCCGCGAGACCGGCCGCTGCGCGCCGTCCTCGAGCTCCGTCCGCGCGAGACCGTCCTCGAGAGCGCCGTCCTCGAGCTCCGTCCGCGACAGCTCCGTCCTCGAGCGCCATCCGCGTTCGTTCCCGTCCGCGCGTGCCCTGTTTCCTCGCCGCATGTTCTATCAGCCAG AGGACAGGCTGAGAGAGAACTTGGTTGGCTCGCATGAAAATTCTTTTGGGAACTACAAAG CTTGA
- the LOC110431639 gene encoding transcriptional corepressor LEUNIG_HOMOLOG-like encodes MARTNWEADKMLDVYIYDYLVKRNLQATAKAFIAEGKVATDPVAIDAPGGFLFEWWSIFWDIFHSSTAKASSTSNASAAAAAAATAAFIDHTAKQQQPAGAGAPPPHPLHDINNNKSREHQMRLQLLHQHNPHLQTTRDAPPSASINALSSDVSAVLASKMMQDRIRNPNPIDSDASQHLLDANRIALLKSPPPSHTGPMPMQQQQQLHHPRNQQLDIKPDVAMPQRTMPADPSSLYAAGMMHPKPALLAAGLNQGVVGSVPLKGWPLTVPGIDQLRSNLGGQKQLVPSSNQFQLLSPQQQLVAQAQTQNDLTRMGSPAPSASPNVRSDDPDYLMKLKMAQMQQSSGHRPMELQQPHQQNTRKRKPTSSGAANSTGTGNTVGPSPPSTPSTHTPGGGVPVASNVNILQKSSMICGMDATGGVASSSNQMDALDSFVDFDENVDSFLSNDDGDGRDMFAALEKGSSEHNTESLKGLSLSEIGNNRTSNNKVVCCHFSSDGKLLASAGHEKKVFLWNMDNFKMDTKIEDHTNFITDIRFRTNSTQLATSSSDGTVRLWNAADESGALQTFHGHRSHVTSVDFHPRLTEVLCSYDDNGEIIFWTVGQTTSTHVLRVKQGGTGRVRFQPRSGQLLAVAAGSMVNIFDVEKQASLPCPPKGHNSEVNCVCWDENGEYLASVSQDTVKVWSVSSGVCMHELRSNGNQYQSCTFHPRCPKVLIVGGYQTLELWSLSDNQRIPIQAHEGLIAALAHSPFTGMIASASHDRCVKLWK; translated from the exons ATGGCGCGGACCAACTGGGAGGCCGATAAGAT GCTCGACGTCTACATCTATGACTACCTGGTGAAGCGCAACCTGCAGGCCACCGCCAAGGCCTTCATCGCCGAGGGCAAGGTCGCCACCGACCCCGTCGCCATCGACGCCCCCGGCGGCTTCCTCTTCGAGTGGTGGTCCATCTTCTGGGACATCTTCCATTCATCCACCGCCAAAGCCTCCTCCACATCCAAcgcttctgctgctgctgccgccgccgccaccgccgccttcATCGATCACACCGCCAAGCAACAACAGCCCGCTGGGGCCGGGGCCCCTCCTCCTCACCCCCTTCACGAT ATCAACAACAACAAGTCCAGAGAGCACCAGATGAGGCTCCAGTTGCTGCACCAGCACAACCCCCATCTCCAAACTACAAGAGATGCTCCTCCTTCCGCCTCTATCAATGCCCTCAGCTCTGATGTCTCCGCTGTCCTCGCTTCCAAAATGATGCAAGACCGAATCAGGAACCCCAACCCTATCGACTCCGACGCCTCACAGCATCTACTAGACGCAAACAGGATTGCCCTTCTAAAGTCACCACCACCTAGCCACACTGG GCCTATGCCtatgcaacagcagcagcagcttcatCATCCAAGAAACCAGCAACTT GACATCAAGCCCGATGTTGCTATGCCACAAAGAACGATGCCTGCGGACCCTTCTTCCTTGTATGCAGCAGGGATGATGCACCCAAAACCTGCATTACTTGCTGCTG GACTAAATCAAGGTGTTGTTGGGAGTGTGCCACTTAAAGGCTGGCCTCTAACG GTCCCAGGTATCGACCAACTCCGGTCCAATTTAGGTGGGCAGAAACAATTGGTGCCATCTTCGAACCAGTTCCAACTTTTATCGCCACAACAACAGTTAGTTGCTCAGGCACAAACACAGAATGACCTTACCAGAATGGGTTCTCCAGCACCATCTGCTTCACCGAATGTTCGATCAGATGATCCGGATTATTTGATGAAG TTGAAGATGGCCCAGATGCAGCAGTCCTCAGGCCACAGGCCTATGGAATTGCAACAGCCGCATCAGCAG AACACTAGAAAGCGGAAGCCAACTTCTTCTGGAGCAGCTAATAGTACTGGCACGGGAAATACTGTTGGGCCTTCTCCTCCATCAACACCATCCACTCATACCCCTGGTGGTGGAGTACCAGTGGCTAGCAATGTTAATATTTTACAGAAGAGTTCAATGATTTGTGGCATGGATGCAACTGGTGGAGTTGCCTCATCCTCAAACCAGATG GATGCTTTGGATAGTTTTGTTGATTTTGATGAAAATGTCGACTCATTTTTGTCGAATGATGATGGAGACGGAAGAGACATGTTTGCAGCACTTGAAAAAGGGTCTTCAGAGCACAATACAGAGTCCTTAAAGG GTCTCTCTTTGAGTGAAATTGGTAACAACCGTACAAGTAACAACAAGGTTGTTTGCTGTCACTTCTCTTCAGATGGAAAGTTACTAGCTAGTGCCGGCCACGAGAAGAAG GTCTTCCTCTGGAATATGGATAATTTTAAGATGGATACCAAAATAGAAGACCATACAAACTTTATCACAGACATAAGATTCAGAACAAATTCAACTCAGTTGGCTACATCATCTTCTGATGGAACTGTTCGACTTTGGAATGCTGCTGAT GAAAGTGGCGCTTTACAAACTTTTCATGGGCATAGGTCGCATGTAACATCAGTAGATTTTCACCCAAGATTGACAGAGGTTCTTTGCTCTTACGATGACAACGGAGAAATTATCTTCTGGACAGTTGGTCAGACTACATCTACTCATGTTTTGCGG GTGAAGCAGGGTGGCACTGGAAGAGTCAGGTTTCAACCTCGAAGTGGGCAGCTCCTCGCTGTGGCAGCTGGAAGCATGGTGAACATTTTTGATGTTGAAAAGCAAGCCAGCTTACCCTGTCCGCCAAAG GGTCACAATAGTGAGGTAAACTGTGTGTGCTGGGATGAAAATGGTGAATATCTGGCATCTGTAAGTCAGGACACTGTGAAAGTGTGGTCAGTATCGTCGGGCGTGTGCATGCATGAGTTAAGATCCAATGGAAACCAATATCAGTCATGCACATTCCATCCTAGATGCCCGAAAGTGTTGATTGTTGGCGGTTATCAG ACGCTGGAGCTGTGGAGCTTATCAGATAACCAGAGAATCCCAATCCAGGCGCACGAAGGGCTGATAGCTGCACTGGCACACTCCCCGTTCACTGGAATGATTGCCTCTGCCAGTCATGACAGATGTGTAAAGCTCTGGAAGTAG